One genomic segment of Mytilus trossulus isolate FHL-02 chromosome 4, PNRI_Mtr1.1.1.hap1, whole genome shotgun sequence includes these proteins:
- the LOC134714188 gene encoding sphingolipid delta(4)-desaturase DES1-like: protein MEFFRSCASLDFRINSSNEDWIYEEEPHSARRKEILRKYPEIKKLMGYDPSIAYIVTAEIIAQLCMCWLLQEANWGSILILAYCFGGVLNHSLGSAIHEIGHNLAFGHARPWANRLLSIWCNIPIIVPMAISYKKYHADHHRYLGEENQDVDIPTRLEGYLFRNPITKMVWLLIHPAIHGIRPFYKSPKPLTAWEMINSAIQIICNLIILKYLGVKSIVYLVSGTFFGLGLHPLAGHFISEHYLFNKGQATHSYYGPLNFILFNVGYHIEHHDFPYIPYHKLPEVKRIAAEYYDQPYHTSWLKVLWDFIFDKDMGPHSRGVGYLKDEKHMLLLSKNGHLLEKES from the coding sequence ATGGAATTCTTCCGAAGTTGTGCGAGCTTAGACTTTCGAATAAACTCATCTAACGAAGACTGGATTTACGAAGAAGAGCCACACTCTGCTCGTAGGAAAGAGATTTTAAGAAAATACCCAGAAATTAAGAAACTAATGGGATATGATCCATCAATTGCTTATATTGTAACTGCAGAAATCATTGCTCAACTGTGTATGTGTTGGTTATTACAAGAGGCTAATTGGGGTTCAATTCTTATTCTAGCCTACTGCTTTGGCGGAGTTTTGAATCATTCACTCGGTAGCGCAATACACGAAATAGGACATAACTTAGCCTTTGGTCATGCCAGACCCTGGGCTAATAGATTGCTTAGTATTTGGTGTAATATTCCCATAATTGTACCAATGGCTATAAGTTATAAGAAATATCACGCAGATCACCATAGATACCTCGGCGAGGAGAACCAAGATGTTGACATACCTACGCGCTTAGAAGGATATCTTTTTCGCAATCCCATAACAAAAATGGTATGGCTACTTATTCATCCTGCAATTCACGGAATTCGTCCATTTTATAAAAGTCCAAAACCTTTGACTGCATGGGAAATGATTAATAGCGCAATACAAATTATCTGCAACTTAATAATCTTGAAATATTTAGGCGTTAAATCAATTGTTTACCTCGTGAGTGGTACCTTTTTTGGACTGGGCCTTCATCCGCTTGCCGGGCATTTTATTTCCGAACACTATCTGTTCAATAAAGGACAAGCAACACATTCATATTATGGGCCTTTGAATTTTATTCTGTTTAATGTTGGATACCATATCGAACACCACGACTTTCCATATATTCCATACCATAAATTACCGGAAGTGAAAAGAATTGCCGCTGAATATTACGACCAACCTTATCATACATCATGGTTAAAAGTCTTGTGggattttatttttgacaaagacaTGGGACCTCATTCTCGAGGTGTTGGATATTTGAAAGATGAAAAACACATGCTGTTATTGAGCAAGAATGGCCACCTTTTGGAGAAGGAATCGTAG